The genomic DNA tttaccCGTGCTTAATATTTTGTCTGCCATTTTCTGTAGAAAGGAGGGAATGCGATGCAGTACTATGGTGTATCTCTGATCCCAGTACTTGTCATTATAGTCCTCCTGAATCTTCTCTTTCTGCAGCTCATGCTCTTCTACCATGAACTCACTGTGAGTAGAAAAAATAGAGGcatttcatttgatgtaaaCAAAATGCAGATCCAGTGGCATAAGAATATCCTATTATTTAGCCTTTATTCTGAGAGCCGCTGTACCTATATGGGTCCTTGATGATGCCCCTGTAGATCCACTTCTCCAGTATTTCAAAGTAAGGGACGCTGGCTGCCTTCGTGAGGTAGAGACACAGTTCTTGAGCCTGGCTGTCTCCGGTGTAGTTGAAAGTTCGATCATGGAGGAGGCTCAGTGTAGACCCACCCATACACTCTCCTTTATCCAGTGAGGATGCTGTGAAAATAGACGAATAGGGTGATTTAATTTCATAAAGCTTGTACTTCTTCttaggggttgccacagcagatcatctgcctccatcttgccctgtcccttgtgtcctcttctgttgcaCCAACTGATATTGAGCAATAAACATTGGGCgtgtcatttgttttataaatcCAGTTAAATGTGATCTCCCATATTACAAATGCTACTTTATTTGCTGTTCAACAGCTGAAGTAACTGTCAACAGCTTCTGTGTAAATCTAGTTGGTACTGCCCTCTAGTGGGTAAAATAAGCATCTGCAACTAATTTCTAAATCTGGCCTTCTTATGGGCACCAGGTCCACCGACTTCAGGCCAAAACTGGCTAGAAATGTCAGTGATTGTGTTCAGACTCGTACCGATAGATGCCAGTATCTCCATGGTCCTCATGGTTGGCTGTATATAGAACCAGAGCTTTTGCAGGGACAGCAGGCCTTGCCGCTGGAGGTGCTCCAGCTGAGTGACCAGGATCAGGTACTCCTTCATCAGGGTCCTCATCGCAGCTGTCAGGGCGTGGTTCACCTGACCATACTCAAAAGATGACTTCTCTTCAATGAAactaaaggaaaaacacaaggtAACCATTTCAAAGTTTTGCTTTCACGACAGTAAAATACGTTATACAATATTTTTACACACTAACCGTGTTATAGTGGAGTAATATGATGCAACTGGTAATATTCTGTTGACCAGTTCTTTGATAGACATGTCCAGTGTTGAATCAACAATGAAGGATCGGTTCTGTCTCCCCAGCACAGGCTGGGCTGTGATATCTCGCCCATCAACTCCAATCAGGACAAACAGCAGATCCTCCACTACAGCTTGTTCTTGAGTAGTCATTGGCAGCGTACCTGAAGGCAGACGACACTATTctcaacaccagcaacaacaaagaTATTTGCACAGAAATGTTTGAACTACTAATTAAAATCTGAAATCTCAGTTGATGAACTCTAACTAATGTGTGGCAATAAAACTAAGTAGCCGTGAAAGTCTGAGTTAGAGAAGCAgaggtaaatctgaatattGAAAAATGCTCACCTATGGCCACAGGTGGATCTCCTGCAGGGGTGGGACTGGTGATGAAGTCGCCAAGGAGAGACGGACGCTCATACACCCAGTTAGGGAAAACTGGAATTTGCTGGGTGGGGTTcttcttgttgtgtttgtccCTCAACATCTTCCGTGTGACTTCAGCAGGCTGCAAGCAAAAAATTAGACACGTGAATTATAATGTGGTAAATGACTCCACTATGgattgaaattaaaattaaatcttCACCTGTAAAACTTTATGCCAAGTCAACCTACATTTCACAGACCTCTATAACAACTTCCAGGTCATTATTTAGTTGCCTGTAACCAATTTAAAGACTTAACCTTCAGACCCGCTGGATCTGAGTAAGACCTGCTCACCAAAGGCGCGCTGGAGCTTGCAGTCACATTACCAATCTTCTTTCGCAGCTCCTCCAGTTCCTGCATTGATATCTTGGTACTGGTCTGAGGCAGAGTGTAACTGGTAGTTGTAGTTGAAGTTGTGTTTGCTGATGACTCCGCTCTCTCTTTGGCATTCTGCTGCAGACACTGGAGCATCTGTAAAATCACAgggtgaaataaatgaatgacattacaaagtaaaaacagttaaaaaccaTATAATTaatagtttttaaaaatgtccttacctctttatcctcacaGAATTTGGAGAGAAGATATACCAAAGGGTCAAGGTTACGAGCATTTTTGGACTTAAGCTCCTCGTACTTTCTCAAGAAATCCTCAGGAGTTTGTGAGAACTCTGCCAATTTGACCTGTAGAGAAATGACAGCCAATATGTTTATCATGTCCATGTGTTTCCACACAAGCTGTGACAAATCACTGTTCTGCTatgtaataacaacaataataataataataataataacaatagcaataataacaacaataataaagtaACACATATTTCTCACATGTTCTACATGTTACAACAATTTCCACTGAGGTTTGAGGAATGGCCTAATTTCTGTTGCCAACTGTTTTGGTGGCACATAAGGATAAAACACACCCTGTGGGCCAGTGATTCCAACAACACTTATATCCAGTTCCAGGACGTTTCTGTGACTGGAAAGCTGTACTAAAGTATTGCTAATAGTGAATTACCCACCTTGGCACTATGAGCAGAGACTGTAGTGGTGACATAGGGAGTCCTGTGCTTCTGCAGTAAGTCGATGTAACCCTCGGCTCCATCACCTCCTCGGACATGAAGTAGGCTGAGTAATTCATTCACATCATGGTGGATCTTGTACTCACTCATGGCTCAAGCTGAAATGACGACAAGTTTTTTTGAACCAAAGTTGAATGAAAGAGGTTTAAAGACTGTTTAAATACCACACCAAATGCAATATTAAATCCaatcaagtattttttttaaattaccaGAATCTTTCAATTGTACTtattaaacaaacagaaatatatTTggatttctgatattttatggacagaCCAAAATAGTCTAGTTTACCGCAACTGTTTTGTGATcatacatattcatatattGGCCAATATAAGAATGAATATTTGCAAAACTAGTACAGGTGATATGATGTTGGTCAAGGAGGAAACTGAATTCGGGAAGACCAGGCCGGGTGGTTCTGACTGAATCtctattaaaaaatattaaacacacaGTGTTGCAACAATCAGGCCACAATCAAATGCACTGTAGAACCAGTATTACTTCCTGCAAGATAAATTCTattcaattaatttttttacttCTGGTCCCTCCAAACATATTAAGACTCGTTTAggtttgtgtgtgcagtgactTTAGTGGTTGTATCGTATTATATGTACCAGCTCTCTCATCAGCTAATGGTGATGCAGTTATGCTCATTTCACGATAGCAGGCTAACTAGACAAAATCAACTTTAGTGGAAGAGCCAGAGAGATGCTAACTGGTAGCTAGCTAACTCAGAGTGTATCGTTCTCGTTTAAACAGCAGAATAAGGCAAGTCGCAGTAATTACAGTCGTTATTGCGGGTCAAACGCAGGTGTTAACACTGTACCTGTCGGCCGTGTCCCAAACACAACACCAGCGGactgaagcagcagagatgCGAGGGAACACAACGCGCCCACAACTAGtcaaattcttcttcttcagctatTGTTCTATCATAACTACTCTGTCTGCGGCAACAGCGCTCCTACAGGTCAATTATGACGctgcaactttatttttattgcaaaatGACATTACAAAGTGCTTAGAAACAGCCATATATAAAGTCATTAAAACACAGCAATACAATTAgcatttaaatcaaatatatgCATTTTCACCTTGTGGAATGTGTGATatgatgtttattattatttgttatcattattattattataaaataaatatatagtaCAGGATAagactatacatatatacatatatatacatatattattaaagATTGAgaaaatatatacagtgtgaAATTAACAAAtagacaacaaataaaataataataaaataatattattttattataataataaaatattattatttataaaatgtattgttaaaGAATACATAcgtgtacaaataaaataaattgcagATAAAAGCAAGCaatgcaaatttaaaaaaaaaaatgtctttatattgtttaaattgaagcacaaatATACAGgcattgcattacattacatgttttaGGTTTAAATCGAACTCtttcaagaaaacacaaaaagggAATACATTTGGATTTGTGAATATGAAACGTCGCTAAAAAATATAACACAGTTGATTCAAAATACTCCTTTTTGTGTTATGTATTGCTCTTTaggaaacaaaaaactaaacaattattacaagtattttattttggaaaaaccAAGACACAGCGGAAGTAAACAATAATCACGTTACAACCCGGAAGTGTTGCATTTCTCTGATAAACGTTTGAATAGACAAGATAGACCAATTTCTCACAACAAGAGACCGTAAAACGAGATGCTGCTAACATCAATAATCTTATGATATTCATATATCTGTCTTAATACTCGGCGCTGGAGGCAAAGGCGACCGAATGTGAGCAGCAACGCCCTGATGCCAGCCTCCCAGTCGGAGAAAAATAAGCTCGCTGTGTTTACAACtcggtggagagagagaggggctgtTTCCCCGCAGTGTGTCGTTAGCTAATCGTGCGGCTGCGAGTGTTTTACAGgcgaagaaaaaaaacatggctgaaCTGCATGTCGTGGAACCGAACGGTACTGGCACCATAGAGCAGCCCGAGTCACACCGCGATGTCCGCGGCACCGTGCGCCTGGCTTCGCCCACTCTCATGGTTCCTCCGCGGAACAGCCAGCTCAGTCCGGGCGCGGTGTCGAGTGGCGGCAGCGGTGGTGGAGGACGCTCGGTGTTCGGGTTCCCGGTGAAGAACAATCTCGGCTCGCCGTCCGATTCGGGAGACAAACCCGGTTCACGCTGGGTCCGACTCAACGTCGGTGGAACCTACTTCATCACGACCAAACAGACGTTGTGCAGGGACCCGAAATCCTTCCTGTTCAGACTGTGTCAAGAAGACCCAGACCTGGACTCTGACAAAGTGAGTCTAGTAGAGCTGAACGATTTGGTGAACGTATCTAATTTCGAtattttttggaaaacataTTAAGAGTACGAAAATACGATTTTATCATGTAGAAAACCACACAATTCTGTCCGGTCTAAAGATATTATATAATAACTTAACCATGCAGAGTTGTCAGAGTTTCTGACCAGATTTGAAGAACCTTGTTATATAACCCAAATATTATAACCCAAGAAATGATAACACATAACCAAATGTGATACAATCAAATTATTTACTACTACACTGTAATGCAGAATTACACAGTGTAATTCTCTGTTCATAACTtaggaaaataataaattaataattgcacatttcacctGTTTTTACCACTCTGTGTGTACAGTTTGTATTATGTGCAATTCATATGCAATGTACATACAAAgtgtattatgtatatattttcatAGATGGCACTTTGGCACAGCCAGTGTTGCTTTGCATTGTTTATGTTGTTCCTTCTGATGTGGCTGTGGAAGCGTTTAGGTACCCTGCTCTTGAGTCTAAGACCAAATATTTCCATGGGGATAAAAGGTATATTGTATAGTGTCATTTAGAAAATGAGATACATTGACTGAGGAAATAATGGAGATTAATGCAGCAAAGTTGTGAGATGAGACAATGTTCAGGATTTACATATATTGCtttcttgttttactttgtttatatttaattcaCTTTAGCAATAATTCTTACTTGGCAGCTTCGTGGCACCATCTTGGATTATGGTTGTAATGAAGTGATGCTATGATTTGTTGTGTTCCCTACAGGATGAAACTGGAGCCTACCTGATTGATAGGGATCCCACATACTTTGGCCCCATCCTGAATTACCTACGACACGGAAAACTAATTATGGATAAAAATCTGGCTGAGGAAGGTAAGGTGTCTTATTTTCCCTGCTGCTGGATTCTGCCTCTTCAAATTTGATGATCAAAccaatgcatttttaatgtagAGTAACCAAACAATAGAATCTGATGATATTTATCTTTTGTCAGGAGTCCTTGAAGAAGCAGAGTTCTACAACATCGCGTCACTGGTGAGGCTGGTCAAAGAGAGGATACGGGACAATGAGAACCGGACATCTCAGGTACACAAAACATAAGCGGAACAGGTCCGATGACTGAGAATAGAAGTGTCAGATCATTTTGTGTTCTTCAAGTACAAATATACCTAAaatagtatttgtatttttttaaaggaaaatagaaaaggtgtgtttgtgtgcaggttAATATTTTAGTTATAAATTctatcttttttgtgtgtgtggttttgctTTGTTGCCCAGGGCCCTGTGAAGCATGTGTATCGTGTACTGCAGTGCCAAGAGGAGGAACTCACACAGATGGTCTCAACTATGTCTGACGGTTGGAAGTTCGAGCAGGTGCAAAGAATTCAGCTTTTTCTCAGTCTTCATATTTTAGTTCCTGCTTTGGTTGCTTCAAAGCAGCTGTTATAAATTTAAGTTTAGAGACGGGCCTAAGAAGAGAATGTACTACTATGAGAGGCAGAggcatgtgggtttttttctcttaaatgtGTCCATGGGAACAAATATCAGAAACTCAGATAGTCACTTTTTCACATTGCCAATTTAATTCGTCAGACTGTCCAAAACCCAAAGATATACATTTTACTACCACATTTAAAGAACTTTACCATTAGTAACACAATTTTGATTCATAACAGCAGCTGTAACCAGTTACTTATTAGCATTTCAGTTTAAAAATCTACTCAAGCAATTAATAGTtcctatttttaaaaaacagaataGCACCTTTATTAATTAAAAGTTCAAGAGCATGTATTTTGCATAGATTTGAATCCTTTTGCCTTTTTTCTGTGCACATCCTCAGCTTATAAGCATCGGCTCCTCCTATAACTATGGCAACGAAGACCAAGCAGAGTTTTTATGTGTAGTTTCCCGGGAACTCAACAACTCCACCAACGGCATTGTCATCGAGCCCACTGAGAAGGCTAAGGTGAGCGACCTACAATGACACTGGTCTACATTTTCCTTATTACTACATGCATATGTATGTAGTCCGGCAGTTGTATCTGGTGGTCAGGATCCCTGGACCTCCAACACGCTTGCAGGGGGCTGTGAGATTATTGACAGAACAGGAAAATGGGAAGGACCTCTTTTCTGCTACCTCTTAAGGTCTTAAAATGATCATGATAACAGTCTTAGAATTAGGAAGTCATATTGCATCTGTAATTTTAACAAAGCCCATATAGTGGATGCAATGTGTCTAAAAACTAAATGCTTCAGGTGGATaatttttaatgaatgatttatttctcCCTGTGTCCTCACAGATCCTCCAGGAGCGAGGCTCGCGGATGTGAAGAGTGAATAACATTTtatcaacaaaagaaaagaaaacaacagcgtGAACATATTCTCCATGAGTTTACCCCCTCTCCTTTACTTCTGTGCCATCACTAAAACCTTCTCCATTATCATCCTCCCCTCCTCTGGTGTGCCTTTCCTCAGTGGGGGCTCCAACGCCAGCCCTCTCTACCCATGCACTAAAACATGGCCCTGAATCACCTTTTcatttcctcccctctctcacaGCATTAGGAGGAGTTTAAAAGAAGTAACACAAGAGTGGTTGTCCTCATAGCAGCATTTTGATGGTCGGTGTCGCAGCATTGCAGGCTACAGTGCTGATTGTAGCCTCGTGTTGTTGTGGATTGGACGCCCAGCACAGAGCTGCTGTACATCATCCTCACCATCAACATTTCTATCATCCtaactcactctctctcacacgtgTGGCTCTGTGGACTGCGCAGAAACCTCCTCAGGACTCTCACTGGACATAAAGGAATGAACGAACTGAGCCTCCCTCTCTTTACAGGAATCTGTTAATGGAGCGAACATCAGTGCCCACTGTCTCCATCTCTGCCCACAGTCTCCTTAGCTGATGTCTGAGGCAACTCACGGCACAACAAACTGAGCCAGGGGGTCCAGAGGTGGAGGGTAACACCAAGCAGTTGCAGGCAGTATGACGCAGAGTCCAATTGCTCTGTTTAAGCCAGTGTGGTGTGGCATTTCCTCTACTCCTGTGAGTCTTTTCAGAGACGGCTTAAACAAGTGATCGATTTTCAACTAACTGAAACCCTGCTTTGTTTTGGCACGGCGGTGGCGCTGCTGGAGAGTCTTGGCACTTGCCTCCTCCTGTTTGCTGTCTTCTGGCTCAATTTGGTTTGCTCCCACAGGGAGAAAATTTTGGATATTTAAGTGCAAAACAAAACCAAGACTCAACAAGACTATCTATGTACAATTTGTCAAGGCATGTGAGGAATCTATATAACTCTATATAGGCTACATGATGAAATTATATGAAAATTTGAATGCAAATTATGTACTTATTGATTTCTGTATCATAGTTGTCATATATTTACACATACCGACGGTTGAGTTTATTTAAAAGATGGAGAAAATATCAGTTTCCGTAAAGGTTTCCCACCTGCCGACATGGGTGTGAGTGCGTATGCAGTGCCTCTCTGCTTTCTGACtgaaatatcacacattttctCAGCTGCACGTTTTCTGTAGTGCTCCTCAAAGAAAGGTGTTACCAAGTTTTCTCGTAATgctccgactttaatctcatgcATATCTTAAAATTGTAATTGGAGACAAAGCAAAGTACTTGGTGGCATTGCCATTCGTCCACACAAGTGTGTCGACGCGGGGGATTGGACCGTCTGTATGCTGCCTCAAAAACCCTGAAGCACCCTTCTCTCCCTGGCCTTGTGCTTTTCTCATGCTCATATCCAGTCACTTTGCCGCTGCTTCTGTTGCCACTCCTCAACTCAACACCCCAATGACTGTGTTACCTTACATTGTGCAGCACTTGTAGCAGCTCTGGCACAAACATGAACCGTGCTCCTCATGCTTCAAACCCCAAGACACcagcacagagtcacagacattATCACAAAATGTTCCTTAGTATCGCCGAGCCTGCCGCACGCGGTGTCTGCAGCTATGTGAGCTTCTGGGAGGAGCCTTTATTTCAGATGTCTCTGTAGACGCATTCATCCAGGTATCCGTTATCCAAAACAACTGGACTGGATTTCACTCAAGAGGCCTCTTCAGTTTTGAAAGTTTGAGGTGAAACCCAGGAAGTTTAACTTTTTGTGAAAGGTGGGCAGTGCTCACTGTAACTCCTTTGTGCTTTAACACCCTGGAGCAGCCCAACAACTGTCATTATTTCAGATGTTGTATGACATGTTTTCAGTGCCAGCAGATGGGCACTGACTTGGCTCAACAATTGTGTGtttctcttaaaaaaacaaacaaacaaaaaaaaataggctTGACATTAAGTTGCTATGTGATAGTCCTCTTTTAAAGACACGTGACAACATTAGAGCTACATTGCAAATGCAGTATAGTAGCCTGGATTAGCCGCATTCAGCCCTGCCCACAATCTGAATTTGtataaagtattttatttgataattGCATTTATCAATCAATATTTAGGCATCTCCTTGTTTACTTATTCAATCAGACGATAAACTAAATGATCATATTTTGCAGCATTTAGaatttaaacttaaacatagttTAGTTTATAGAGAGTCATAAGATCTTATCTTCTATATTTTCAAACCTATAAAgaagcaaattatcttatttaaAAAGCTACAAACTGAGTTTTTGTGGTATTTGATTAAAATAAGTAGTACCAATAAATGTATGTAAGTGTAATGTTACTGGTATGAGCGCAGCCCTGTTACATGAGCAACTTAATGCAACATTTGAGCCATGTTTACACATCGCGGGAGGAAA from Solea solea chromosome 21, fSolSol10.1, whole genome shotgun sequence includes the following:
- the tubgcp2 gene encoding gamma-tubulin complex component 2, producing the protein MSEYKIHHDVNELLSLLHVRGGDGAEGYIDLLQKHRTPYVTTTVSAHSAKVKLAEFSQTPEDFLRKYEELKSKNARNLDPLVYLLSKFCEDKEMLQCLQQNAKERAESSANTTSTTTTSYTLPQTSTKISMQELEELRKKIGNVTASSSAPLPAEVTRKMLRDKHNKKNPTQQIPVFPNWVYERPSLLGDFITSPTPAGDPPVAIGTLPMTTQEQAVVEDLLFVLIGVDGRDITAQPVLGRQNRSFIVDSTLDMSIKELVNRILPVASYYSTITRFIEEKSSFEYGQVNHALTAAMRTLMKEYLILVTQLEHLQRQGLLSLQKLWFYIQPTMRTMEILASIASSLDKGECMGGSTLSLLHDRTFNYTGDSQAQELCLYLTKAASVPYFEILEKWIYRGIIKDPYSEFMVEEHELQKEKIQEDYNDKYWDQRYTIVLHRIPSFLQKMADKILSTGKYLNVVRECGRDVTCPDAKEVLYTLKERAYVEQIEKAYNYASKVLLDFLMEEKELVSRLRSIKHYFLMDKGDFFVHFMDLTEEELKKPVDDIVPPRLEALLELALRMSTANTDPFKDDLKIDLMPHDVITQLLRVLAIETKQEKAIINADSTDAALSGLEAFSFDYIVKWPLSLIINRKALTRYQMLFRHMFYCKHVERMLCNVWISNKDFKLYSLNSAKWFSAAFALRQRMLNFVQNIQYYMMFEVMEPTWHIMETNLKTASNIDDVLCHHTSFLDNCLKDCMLTNPELLKIFSKLMSVCVMFTNCMQRFTQSMRLERLSLEQGTMDGPPSQSEQAEEAEKKRLTTKLLAEHVDALQSDAGFEATISKFDSNFSMLLLDLLDKLSIYSTNDCEHSMISIIYRLDFNGFYTERLERMAVERSQKAAV
- the kctd2 gene encoding BTB/POZ domain-containing protein KCTD2, whose amino-acid sequence is MAELHVVEPNGTGTIEQPESHRDVRGTVRLASPTLMVPPRNSQLSPGAVSSGGSGGGGRSVFGFPVKNNLGSPSDSGDKPGSRWVRLNVGGTYFITTKQTLCRDPKSFLFRLCQEDPDLDSDKDETGAYLIDRDPTYFGPILNYLRHGKLIMDKNLAEEGVLEEAEFYNIASLVRLVKERIRDNENRTSQGPVKHVYRVLQCQEEELTQMVSTMSDGWKFEQLISIGSSYNYGNEDQAEFLCVVSRELNNSTNGIVIEPTEKAKILQERGSRM